One genomic region from Osmerus eperlanus chromosome 6, fOsmEpe2.1, whole genome shotgun sequence encodes:
- the LOC134022363 gene encoding uncharacterized protein LOC134022363 gives MGEMPLSQPSECEGGRNNECILQQRTEAASIGIANRAMKIETGILTHSHAAELQFLRSRVRELEREKAAMASENQRLKNMLVKEIPGLLSTMWQTMGSASQNPHPASPQTVSAATGRDSFLYMHQHSMSGHSTQDRDYSRSLHEPMSNHSTMGQDGLNGDIPNYGAEMAASDDDVNGDDLDLSNMEGDDPHGCATSLCSPVEIPEMRLCSETHCGNGDSNLHVNHIEVYPGSGVFCEIRSWHAANQTQSPTAMARTLLLGVFDMDTLMNSNLRGGRSRRPTYPEQRNALDPHKINAIYNATLARFPLARKGQIGTGINSKLSEIRFRSRKVKRENL, from the exons ATGGGGGAAATGCCGCTATCGCAACCTTCCGAATGTGAAGGCGGGCGGAATAACGAATGCATCCTTCAACAAAGAACAGAGGCGGCTAGTATTGGAATTGCCAATAGA GCCATGAAGATTGAGACAGGGATCCTAACCCACTCCCATGCTGCAGAACTCCAGTTTCTCAGATCACGGGTccgagagctagagagagagaaggcggcAATGGCTTCAGAAAACCAGCGCTTGAAGAACATGCTAGTAAAGG AGATACCTGGGTTGCTGTCCACCATGTGGCAGACCATGGGCTCAGCCAGTCAGaaccctcaccctgcctccccgcAGACCGTTTCTGCGGCAACAGGAAGGGACAGCTTCTTATACATGCATCAGCATTCCATGTCAGGACACTCTACACAGGACAGAGACTACAGTCGCTCCCTGCACGAGCCCATGTCCAACCACTCCACCATGGGCCAGGACGGCCTTAATGGGGATATACCCAACTATGGAGCCGAAATGGCTGCCAGTGATGACGATGTGAATGGGGATGACTTGGACCTGAGTAATATGGAGGGTGATGACCCCCATGGATGTGCCACCTCCCTTTGCAGCCCGGTAGAGATTCCTGAGATGAGGCTTTGCTCAGAGACACACTGCGGCAATGGAGACTCGAACCTACAT GTCAACCACATAGAGGTGTACCCAGGCTCCGGTGTGTTCTGTGAAATACGGTCCTGGCATGCAGCCAATCAGACGCAGTCTCCAACAGCGATGGCACGGACCCTGTTGCTAGGCGTATTTGACATGGACACGCTGATGAACAGCAACCTGAGGGGGGGCCGGAGCCGTAGGCCAACCTATCCCGAGCAGCGCAATGCCCTGGACCCCCATAAGATCAACGCCATCTACA ATGCCACCCTGGCCCGCTTCCCATTGGCTAGGAAGGGACAGATTGGCACCGGGATCAACTCCAAGCTATCCGAGATCCGCTTCCGATCCAGGAAAGTCAAACGGGAAAATCTCTGA